A genome region from Tolypothrix sp. PCC 7712 includes the following:
- the csaB gene encoding polysaccharide pyruvyl transferase CsaB, producing MRALLSGYYGKGNGGDEALLATLLQMLPPHVTPVVLSGNPEETRDRYGVESYDRMAFLPVLQALRSCDAFIWGGGSLIQDVTSTISPVYYGGLMALAQMMGLKTVAWGQGIGPLKRPQTRWLARKTFAACTKVSVRDRASAALLSEWQIPCILAPDPVWALEAKPVPGLTDLPAHRVAVTLRSHPQLTETRLANLTQALVEFQKATQTFILLLPFQKSEDLNIAEVIQPHLKDVSQIMCLEDPQLLKGVYRHVEMTIGMRLHSLIMAAAEGCRCFALSYDPKVNRLMEDLSMPGWDLANLPDDPNIISKVWIEHYAHGNPLSSEQIQSLVDRALMHRELLSTALEI from the coding sequence GCCTGTGGTGCTTTCTGGTAATCCTGAAGAAACCCGCGATCGCTATGGTGTGGAGAGCTACGATCGCATGGCTTTTTTACCTGTACTGCAAGCTTTGCGTTCTTGTGATGCGTTTATTTGGGGTGGTGGGAGTCTAATCCAAGATGTTACCAGCACCATTAGCCCTGTTTATTATGGGGGATTGATGGCATTAGCTCAGATGATGGGCTTAAAAACCGTTGCTTGGGGTCAGGGAATTGGGCCTCTGAAACGTCCCCAAACTCGTTGGTTAGCAAGAAAAACTTTTGCTGCTTGTACGAAAGTGAGTGTACGCGATCGCGCCAGCGCAGCTTTGTTATCTGAGTGGCAAATTCCTTGTATCCTGGCTCCCGATCCAGTTTGGGCTTTGGAAGCTAAACCAGTACCTGGACTTACGGATTTACCTGCTCACAGAGTTGCTGTAACTTTGCGATCGCATCCACAACTGACCGAAACTCGCTTGGCAAATTTAACGCAGGCGTTGGTTGAGTTTCAAAAAGCTACACAAACTTTTATTTTGTTACTGCCTTTTCAAAAAAGTGAAGATTTAAATATTGCTGAGGTAATTCAACCACACCTCAAAGATGTTAGCCAGATTATGTGTTTAGAAGATCCACAACTTTTAAAAGGTGTGTATCGCCATGTAGAGATGACAATCGGGATGCGCCTACACAGTTTAATTATGGCTGCGGCTGAAGGTTGTCGCTGTTTTGCTTTGAGTTACGACCCGAAGGTCAATCGTCTGATGGAAGATTTATCTATGCCTGGATGGGATTTAGCGAATTTACCGGACGATCCCAATATTATTAGTAAAGTTTGGATAGAGCATTATGCTCATGGCAATCCATTATCCTCAGAGCAAATTCAGTCTTTAGTAGATCGGGCATTAATGCATCGTGAGTTGCTGAGTACAGCCTTAGAAATCTAA